One window from the genome of Burkholderiales bacterium encodes:
- the yajC gene encoding preprotein translocase subunit YajC, giving the protein MVRRSPRYGGVPVLIGNAYAQTASGGGMDLFGLLPLILMFVLLYFLLIRPQAKRAKEHRNMLQALQKGDEVVTAGGTVGKITRIGDQYVSLEIAPNVEIHVQRPSIQSLLPKGTIKNITSSSA; this is encoded by the coding sequence ATGGTGCGCCGGAGCCCGCGATACGGAGGAGTTCCAGTGTTGATCGGCAATGCCTATGCCCAGACAGCATCGGGCGGCGGGATGGATCTGTTTGGCCTGCTGCCGTTGATCCTGATGTTCGTGCTGTTGTACTTCCTCTTGATTCGGCCGCAGGCCAAGCGGGCGAAAGAACATCGCAATATGCTTCAGGCGTTGCAAAAGGGCGACGAGGTCGTGACGGCCGGAGGAACTGTCGGCAAGATCACGCGAATCGGCGATCAGTACGTTTCGCTCGAGATCGCGCCCAACGTCGAGATCCACGTTCAGCGACCGTCGATACAATCGCTTTTGCCAAAAGGCACGATCAAGAACATCACGAGTTCCTCGGCTTAA
- the tgt gene encoding tRNA guanosine(34) transglycosylase Tgt yields MKFTLLAKEDRARLGRLDLAHGVVETPAFMPVGTYGAVKAMTPRDLEDIGSQIILGNTFHLWLRPGTEVIRAHGGLHGFIGGWRRPILTDSGGFQVFSLGELRAISEEGVIFRSPIDGSPCHLSPEESMRIQRDFNSDIAMVFDECTPYPADYVTAAESMRLSLRWALRSRQAHRGNPNALFGIVQGGMYEDLREESLAGLVGIGFDGYAIGGLSVGEPKQDMLRILRHIVPRLPEDKPRYLMGVGTPADIVAAVVEGVDMFDCVLPTRNARNGWLYTGKGVVKLRNAKYRQDVRPPDESCPCYTCRNFTRAYLHHLQRTNEILGARLNTLHNLHFYESLMRTLREAISQGRLAELAAQVGVAEVVA; encoded by the coding sequence GTGAAGTTCACATTGCTGGCCAAAGAGGATCGCGCCCGCCTCGGGCGGCTCGATCTCGCTCACGGCGTCGTCGAGACACCGGCTTTCATGCCGGTCGGGACCTATGGCGCGGTGAAGGCGATGACGCCACGAGATCTGGAGGACATCGGCTCGCAGATCATCCTCGGCAATACGTTTCATCTGTGGCTGCGGCCAGGCACCGAGGTGATCCGGGCGCATGGCGGCTTGCACGGGTTCATCGGCGGATGGCGCAGGCCGATCCTGACCGATTCTGGCGGGTTCCAGGTTTTCAGCCTCGGCGAATTGCGTGCGATCAGCGAAGAGGGGGTGATCTTCCGTTCGCCGATCGACGGAAGTCCTTGTCACCTCTCGCCAGAGGAGTCGATGCGAATCCAGCGGGATTTCAACTCGGACATCGCGATGGTGTTCGACGAGTGCACGCCCTATCCAGCCGACTACGTGACGGCGGCGGAGTCGATGCGGCTGAGCCTGCGCTGGGCGCTGCGCAGTCGGCAGGCGCATCGTGGCAACCCGAATGCACTGTTCGGCATCGTCCAAGGCGGCATGTACGAAGACCTGCGAGAGGAGTCGCTCGCCGGGCTGGTCGGGATCGGGTTCGACGGCTACGCAATCGGGGGACTGTCGGTCGGCGAACCGAAACAGGACATGCTGCGCATCCTGCGACACATCGTTCCGCGGCTTCCGGAGGACAAACCCAGGTACCTGATGGGTGTAGGAACGCCCGCCGACATCGTCGCGGCCGTCGTCGAGGGCGTCGACATGTTCGACTGCGTCCTGCCAACGCGCAATGCGAGGAACGGATGGCTCTACACGGGAAAAGGGGTCGTCAAATTGCGAAACGCAAAATACCGCCAAGATGTTCGACCGCCCGACGAGTCGTGCCCCTGCTATACGTGCAGGAACTTTACGAGGGCCTATCTGCATCATTTGCAGCGGACCAACGAAATCCTAGGCGCACGCCTGAACACCTTGCACAATCTGCACTTCTACGAGTCCTTGATGCGGACGCTGCGCGAGGCGATCTCGCAGGGTAGGCTGGCGGAGCTGGCCGCGCAGGTGGGAGTGGCCGAAGTGGTCGCATGA
- the queA gene encoding tRNA preQ1(34) S-adenosylmethionine ribosyltransferase-isomerase QueA has translation MHIDEFDFELPLDLIAHYPAPERSASRLLHLDAASGGLCDWRFADLPRFVQPGDVLVFNDTRVIKARLFGTKASGGKVELLVERLLEDRRALVMLRASHPPKAGQRIAFKDGAEAVVRRREGDLFELEFDTDIAPLLERIGSVPLPPYIQREASTIDEERYQTVYAVHPGAVAAPTAGLHFDQAMLDRLREVGARLATITLHVGAGTFQPIRVNVIDRHIMHSEWYRIPEETAAAVSEARSRGHKVLAIGTTSLRALESAWSNGTLRAGNAETSLFIRPGYRFEVVDCLLTNFHLPRSTLYILVAAFAGLDAIRRAYRHAIERRYRFFSYGDAMLIERAGGAQRA, from the coding sequence ATGCATATCGACGAGTTCGACTTTGAACTGCCGTTGGACCTGATTGCGCACTATCCGGCGCCGGAGCGCAGTGCCAGCCGGCTCCTTCACCTCGATGCAGCAAGCGGAGGGCTGTGCGACTGGCGATTCGCTGATCTGCCGCGCTTCGTGCAACCGGGCGACGTACTCGTATTCAACGATACAAGGGTGATCAAGGCTCGCCTGTTCGGGACCAAGGCATCCGGAGGGAAGGTGGAGCTGCTGGTCGAACGGCTCTTGGAGGACCGGCGGGCGCTCGTCATGCTACGCGCGAGTCACCCGCCCAAAGCTGGTCAGCGCATCGCGTTCAAGGATGGCGCAGAGGCGGTCGTGCGGCGCAGGGAAGGTGACTTGTTTGAACTGGAGTTCGACACAGACATCGCCCCTCTCCTGGAGCGGATCGGCAGCGTTCCGCTGCCGCCGTATATCCAGCGTGAAGCCAGTACGATCGATGAAGAGCGCTATCAGACAGTCTACGCTGTGCATCCCGGTGCCGTGGCTGCGCCAACGGCAGGACTGCATTTTGACCAGGCGATGCTCGACCGCCTGCGCGAGGTCGGAGCAAGGCTCGCGACGATCACGCTACACGTCGGAGCGGGAACCTTCCAGCCGATCCGGGTAAATGTCATCGATCGGCATATCATGCACAGCGAGTGGTACCGGATACCGGAAGAGACTGCTGCGGCAGTGAGCGAAGCCCGCTCCAGAGGGCACAAGGTGCTCGCGATTGGAACGACGAGCCTGCGCGCGCTCGAATCGGCCTGGTCGAACGGCACCTTGCGCGCCGGCAACGCCGAAACCAGCCTGTTCATCAGGCCCGGCTACCGTTTCGAGGTGGTCGACTGCCTGCTGACCAACTTTCATCTTCCCCGTTCCACGCTCTACATCTTGGTGGCCGCCTTCGCCGGCCTCGATGCGATCCGTCGCGCGTATCGCCATGCCATTGAACGGCGCTATCGCTTCTTCAGCTACGGCGACGCCATGTTGATCGAGCGAGCTGGAGGAGCGCAGAGGGCGTGA
- a CDS encoding fumarylacetoacetate hydrolase family protein, translating into MNRADIDEAAAILWTTWDREQRLEALPPQCRPVERADGYAIQAAVARKSGSQLFGWKIAATSRAGQRHIGVDGPLAGRLLSQRVVTSGATVSLANNQMRVAEAEFAFRMGKALAVRQTPYSIEEVMAAVETLHTAIEIPDSRFRDFTKVGAAQLIADNACACWFVIGPEAPSRWRQIDLAEHAVTVQRNGQRVVDGKGHNVLGDPRVALVWIANELSAYGEQLNAGDVITTGTCVTPVQIFSEDRVLADFGVLGQVEARLN; encoded by the coding sequence ATGAATCGGGCGGATATCGACGAAGCGGCAGCGATCCTCTGGACCACCTGGGACCGGGAGCAGCGCCTCGAGGCCTTGCCACCGCAGTGCAGGCCGGTTGAGCGCGCAGACGGCTATGCGATTCAGGCCGCCGTGGCGCGAAAGAGTGGTTCTCAGCTCTTCGGCTGGAAGATCGCCGCTACTAGCCGTGCGGGACAGCGGCACATCGGCGTGGATGGTCCGCTGGCCGGACGGCTGCTCTCCCAACGGGTGGTCACGTCGGGTGCGACGGTATCCCTTGCCAACAACCAGATGCGCGTGGCCGAGGCCGAATTTGCGTTCCGGATGGGCAAGGCCCTGGCTGTGCGCCAGACCCCGTACAGCATCGAAGAAGTCATGGCTGCGGTGGAAACGCTGCACACCGCAATCGAGATTCCCGACTCGCGTTTTCGCGACTTCACCAAGGTCGGGGCAGCGCAGCTCATCGCTGATAACGCCTGCGCGTGCTGGTTCGTCATCGGCCCGGAGGCGCCATCCCGGTGGCGCCAGATCGACCTGGCCGAACATGCCGTCACCGTTCAACGCAACGGCCAGCGAGTGGTAGATGGAAAGGGACACAATGTGCTCGGCGACCCGCGCGTGGCGCTCGTCTGGATTGCGAACGAGTTGAGCGCCTATGGTGAGCAACTCAACGCTGGCGACGTGATCACGACCGGAACCTGCGTGACGCCCGTGCAGATCTTTTCGGAGGACCGCGTGCTGGCCGATTTCGGCGTTCTGGGACAGGTCGAGGCGCGCCTGAACTGA
- a CDS encoding ATP-binding protein codes for MQLYYPRSFLKLILTGFALAVLPLVLALLYNAYTISRLADHSQRVLYQAVQATQTSRALIEHATAMERSVRQFAIVGEPAVLQGYSLAHERFLQTAKRLGGFPLEQSQQEALARLIRTEGDLHAQVLQTASDPEAAARLTAGFSALSQAARDLDDQGNVLVDREVETVQRMAGETQKFVFWQLLGLAPVAVFLIVGATLLIRRPISQIETAIRRLGEGGFDSKISVKGPADLESLGRQLDWLRLRLLDLEEQKSRFLRHVSHELKTPLTALREGVELLADEVTGKMTPGQVEIARILRQNTLRLQRLIEDLLNYHSAQFHTAALTLTRFNLRVLVSRVAQHHSLAMRAKNLSLNLSASDLEVEGDEKKIEAIVDNLLSNAIKFSPVGGTIRFQLRRRGADVVVDVMDDGPGIAPADRVRVFEPFYQGTAQYTGAVKGTGLGLAIVREYALAHHGTVEVIDDGNPGAHLRVVLPSRQLEAAA; via the coding sequence ATGCAGCTGTATTACCCACGTTCGTTTCTCAAACTGATCCTGACCGGGTTCGCGCTCGCGGTCCTGCCACTCGTTCTCGCCCTTCTGTACAACGCCTATACCATCAGCCGGCTCGCCGACCACAGCCAGCGGGTGCTGTACCAGGCAGTGCAGGCCACGCAAACCAGTCGGGCGTTGATCGAACACGCCACAGCGATGGAGCGCAGCGTGCGCCAGTTCGCCATCGTCGGGGAGCCCGCAGTCCTGCAGGGCTATTCGCTGGCGCACGAACGCTTTCTGCAGACGGCCAAGCGTCTCGGCGGTTTCCCGCTCGAACAGTCGCAGCAGGAAGCGCTGGCGCGCTTGATCCGGACCGAAGGCGACCTTCATGCGCAGGTCTTGCAGACGGCGTCGGATCCGGAGGCGGCCGCGCGCTTGACTGCGGGCTTTTCGGCGCTTTCGCAGGCGGCGCGCGACCTCGACGATCAGGGCAATGTGCTGGTGGATCGGGAAGTGGAAACGGTCCAGCGAATGGCTGGCGAGACCCAGAAATTCGTATTCTGGCAGTTACTCGGGCTCGCGCCGGTGGCTGTCTTTCTGATCGTCGGCGCGACCCTGCTCATCCGGCGCCCGATATCCCAGATCGAGACGGCCATCCGGCGACTCGGGGAAGGAGGATTCGACTCGAAGATCAGCGTAAAGGGACCGGCCGACCTGGAGTCTCTGGGCCGTCAGCTCGACTGGCTGCGTCTGCGGCTGCTCGACCTGGAGGAGCAGAAATCACGCTTCCTTCGACATGTGTCGCACGAACTGAAGACGCCGCTGACCGCCCTGCGGGAGGGTGTGGAGCTGCTGGCCGACGAGGTGACGGGAAAGATGACGCCCGGTCAGGTCGAAATCGCGAGGATCTTGAGACAGAACACCCTGCGCCTGCAGCGCCTGATCGAAGACTTGCTAAACTATCACAGCGCCCAATTTCACACCGCTGCGCTCACCCTCACGCGGTTTAATCTGCGGGTTCTCGTTTCCCGGGTTGCCCAGCATCACTCTCTCGCCATGCGCGCCAAGAATCTCAGCCTGAACCTCTCCGCGTCGGACCTCGAGGTGGAAGGGGACGAGAAGAAGATCGAGGCTATTGTGGACAATCTGCTGTCCAATGCAATCAAGTTCTCGCCCGTCGGCGGCACCATCCGGTTCCAGTTGCGTCGCAGAGGGGCGGACGTCGTGGTAGACGTGATGGATGACGGTCCGGGAATCGCTCCGGCCGACAGGGTGCGCGTCTTCGAACCCTTCTATCAGGGCACTGCCCAGTATACGGGAGCTGTCAAAGGCACCGGTCTGGGACTGGCTATCGTCCGAGAGTACGCTCTGGCGCATCATGGGACTGTCGAGGTCATCGATGACGGAAATCCCGGAGCTCATCTGCGCGTGGTCCTGCCGAGCCGGCAGCTGGAGGCCGCGGCTTGA
- a CDS encoding sigma 54-interacting transcriptional regulator — MNGKGKVLIVDDDPDLLRLLTFRLEGAGYVVESADSAERALARLAVSVPQVVITDLRMSGMDGMALFENIRRSHPALPVIILTAHGTIPDAVAATQRGVFGYLTKPFDGKELLAQVERAMSVSGAPAPKGAAETQWRAGIITRSPVMESILSKARLVANGDASVLIRGESGTGKEMLARAIHRASARSEKMFVAVNCAAIPEQLLESELFGHMKGSFTGAARDYKGLFQAADGGTVFLDEIGDMPIPLQVKLLRVLQEREIRPIGSTQTIPVNVRIISATHRNLEDEIAAGRFREDLYYRLNVVSFVLPSLAERREDIPALAAHFLSLLSAKYNKPLNGFSAEAMEALVKASWPGNIRELYNVVEQAVALATTPIIPPTLIEHALTGRTAELSSFEAARSEFEREYLAKLLKITGGNVTQAARLAKRNRTEFYKLLQRHRLDPKMFKAL, encoded by the coding sequence ATGAACGGCAAAGGCAAGGTACTGATCGTCGACGACGACCCGGATCTGTTGCGGCTGTTGACGTTTCGCCTGGAAGGCGCCGGATATGTCGTGGAGAGCGCGGACAGCGCCGAGCGGGCGCTGGCGCGTCTCGCTGTCTCAGTGCCCCAGGTCGTGATCACCGATCTGCGGATGAGCGGAATGGATGGCATGGCGTTGTTCGAGAACATCCGCAGGAGTCATCCGGCATTGCCGGTCATCATTCTAACCGCTCACGGCACCATCCCGGATGCGGTCGCCGCCACGCAACGTGGTGTCTTCGGCTACCTCACCAAGCCCTTCGATGGCAAAGAGCTGCTGGCTCAGGTGGAGCGGGCGATGAGCGTGAGCGGAGCCCCGGCCCCAAAGGGCGCGGCCGAGACGCAGTGGCGGGCCGGCATCATTACCCGCAGCCCAGTCATGGAAAGCATCCTGAGCAAGGCGAGACTGGTCGCGAACGGCGACGCGAGCGTGCTCATTCGCGGCGAAAGCGGCACTGGAAAAGAGATGCTTGCCCGAGCCATTCATCGCGCAAGCGCCCGATCGGAGAAGATGTTCGTTGCCGTCAACTGCGCCGCCATTCCCGAGCAACTCCTGGAATCCGAACTGTTCGGCCACATGAAGGGTTCATTCACCGGAGCCGCGCGAGACTACAAGGGCTTGTTTCAGGCCGCGGACGGAGGGACTGTGTTTCTTGACGAGATCGGCGACATGCCCATTCCGCTGCAAGTAAAGCTGCTCCGCGTGCTTCAGGAACGCGAGATCCGGCCTATCGGATCAACCCAGACGATTCCGGTCAATGTGCGCATCATCTCCGCTACGCACCGCAACCTGGAAGACGAGATTGCCGCCGGGCGTTTTCGCGAAGATCTCTACTACCGGCTCAATGTGGTCTCCTTCGTCTTGCCTTCGCTCGCTGAGCGTCGAGAGGACATTCCGGCGCTCGCTGCTCATTTCCTTTCGCTGCTTTCAGCCAAGTACAACAAGCCGCTCAACGGCTTTTCCGCAGAAGCGATGGAGGCCCTGGTCAAGGCATCATGGCCGGGAAACATCCGTGAGCTCTACAACGTGGTTGAGCAGGCAGTGGCGCTCGCGACGACCCCGATCATTCCGCCCACCTTGATTGAGCACGCATTGACGGGTCGAACTGCGGAGTTGAGTTCCTTCGAGGCCGCTCGCAGCGAATTCGAAAGGGAGTACCTCGCCAAGCTGCTCAAGATCACCGGAGGCAACGTAACGCAAGCAGCCCGGCTGGCCAAGCGAAACCGAACCGAGTTCTACAAGCTGCTGCAAAGGCATCGGCTGGACCCGAAGATGTTCAAGGCGCTTTAG
- a CDS encoding PA2779 family protein, whose protein sequence is MNALRVFGRRWLAGLVALSMACGAAAPLSSAELIGTDQVAAAMREGNALPRARISALLERPEVQAELIRRGVSVDEARKRVAALTDEEVDQLAGGGIESLPAGASDVLGAILVVFVVLLITDILGFTKVFSFTRPMK, encoded by the coding sequence GTGAACGCATTGCGCGTCTTCGGCAGACGATGGCTCGCGGGACTGGTCGCGCTATCCATGGCCTGCGGTGCGGCGGCGCCTCTTTCATCGGCCGAACTCATCGGCACGGATCAGGTCGCAGCGGCGATGCGCGAAGGCAATGCGCTGCCGCGCGCGCGTATCTCAGCCCTGCTGGAACGACCGGAAGTCCAGGCGGAACTGATCAGGCGTGGTGTGTCCGTCGACGAAGCCCGCAAGCGCGTAGCAGCGCTCACCGACGAGGAAGTCGATCAGTTGGCAGGTGGTGGCATCGAATCTCTGCCGGCCGGTGCTTCAGACGTTTTGGGAGCGATACTGGTGGTCTTCGTCGTCTTGCTGATCACAGACATCTTGGGATTTACTAAAGTATTCAGCTTCACCCGCCCGATGAAATAG
- a CDS encoding PA2778 family cysteine peptidase — translation MELSETPFFAQTAHQCGPAALATVLAASGQPVNPDLLARQVYLPQRRGSLQLEMLAATRRHGRLGVPIDPELPALLKTIAAGHPVLVLQNLSLPWLPRWHYAVVIGYDLDSGELILRSGGNPRLVVSLLAFERTWVRSGRWAMVALSPGALPPTVNEKEYLTAALAFEKLGKPSAALQAYDAAVRRWPASVAFWMGLGNAAYNLHDWSRAEQAYRRAAAAPGDPVPALNNLALALAAQGRRREAIEAAEQAVAAGGFFSATARATLAELRASAGTEE, via the coding sequence ATGGAACTGTCCGAGACACCGTTTTTTGCCCAGACCGCTCATCAATGCGGGCCCGCCGCCTTGGCAACGGTGCTGGCCGCTTCCGGTCAACCAGTGAATCCGGACCTGCTCGCGCGGCAGGTCTATCTGCCCCAGCGCAGAGGCAGTCTGCAACTGGAGATGCTCGCCGCGACACGCCGTCACGGTCGCCTTGGCGTGCCTATCGATCCCGAACTCCCCGCGCTTCTGAAAACCATCGCTGCCGGTCATCCGGTCCTTGTGCTGCAGAATCTGTCGCTGCCCTGGCTTCCGCGTTGGCACTACGCAGTGGTCATCGGCTATGACTTGGATTCGGGCGAGTTGATACTTCGCTCCGGCGGCAATCCCCGTCTGGTGGTGTCGTTGCTCGCTTTCGAACGAACCTGGGTTCGATCAGGGCGCTGGGCTATGGTGGCCTTGAGCCCAGGAGCTCTCCCCCCGACTGTGAACGAGAAGGAGTATCTCACCGCCGCACTGGCTTTCGAGAAACTGGGTAAGCCAAGCGCCGCGCTGCAGGCTTACGACGCAGCAGTGCGCCGCTGGCCCGCCAGCGTCGCGTTCTGGATGGGTTTAGGGAACGCCGCCTACAACCTGCACGATTGGTCGCGCGCCGAACAGGCCTACCGCCGGGCTGCGGCAGCACCCGGTGACCCGGTTCCCGCACTCAACAATCTCGCCCTGGCCCTTGCGGCACAAGGGCGTCGGCGCGAGGCGATCGAGGCTGCCGAGCAGGCCGTAGCCGCTGGCGGCTTTTTCTCGGCGACGGCGCGGGCAACTCTGGCTGAGTTGCGAGCGTCGGCTGGCACCGAAGAATGA
- a CDS encoding acyl-CoA dehydrogenase, with the protein MTRPEFRWDDPLLFDEQLTEEERMVRDSARAYCQEKLMPRVLEAHRHERFDREVFREMGALGFLGCTLEGYGCAGVNHVCYGLIAREIERVDSGYRSMMSVQSSLTMYPIYAYGTESQRRKYLPGLAKGDLLGAFGLTEPDYGSDAGSMISRARKVDGGYVLRGAKMWITNAPVADVFVVWAKDDAGIIRGFILERGMKGLSTPKIEGKFSLRISITGEVVMEDVFVPGENLLPNVEGLKGPFGCLNKARYGIAWGALGAAEFCWHAAREYTLNRKQFGRPLAANQLVQKKLADMQTEITLGLQTVLRVGRLMDQGRAAPEMISLVKRNSCGKALEIARLARDMHGGNGIADEYHVIRHVMNLEAVNTYEGTHDIHALILGRAQTGIQAFTA; encoded by the coding sequence ATGACTCGCCCCGAGTTCCGCTGGGATGACCCGCTGCTCTTCGATGAGCAGCTCACGGAGGAAGAGCGCATGGTGCGAGACTCGGCGCGCGCCTATTGCCAGGAAAAGCTCATGCCCCGCGTGCTCGAGGCGCATCGCCACGAGCGATTTGACCGGGAGGTATTCCGCGAGATGGGGGCACTGGGGTTTCTTGGGTGCACCCTGGAAGGCTACGGTTGCGCAGGCGTGAACCATGTCTGCTACGGGCTCATCGCCCGTGAGATCGAGCGGGTGGATTCCGGTTATCGCTCCATGATGAGCGTTCAATCGAGCCTGACCATGTATCCGATTTATGCCTACGGCACGGAGTCGCAACGCCGTAAGTATCTGCCCGGCCTTGCCAAGGGCGATCTGCTGGGTGCTTTCGGTCTGACCGAACCGGATTACGGATCCGACGCCGGTAGCATGATTTCGCGGGCGAGAAAGGTCGATGGCGGGTACGTGCTGAGAGGCGCGAAGATGTGGATCACCAACGCCCCGGTCGCCGACGTGTTCGTCGTGTGGGCCAAGGACGACGCCGGCATTATTCGCGGCTTCATCCTAGAACGGGGAATGAAGGGCCTGTCCACGCCGAAGATCGAGGGCAAGTTCAGCCTGCGCATCTCCATTACCGGTGAAGTGGTCATGGAAGACGTGTTCGTTCCGGGCGAGAACCTTCTTCCCAACGTGGAAGGGCTTAAAGGCCCCTTCGGTTGCCTGAACAAGGCGCGCTACGGAATTGCCTGGGGGGCCCTCGGAGCGGCCGAATTCTGCTGGCACGCCGCCCGCGAGTACACACTGAACCGCAAGCAGTTCGGTCGCCCTCTGGCGGCGAATCAGCTCGTGCAGAAGAAGCTGGCCGACATGCAGACCGAGATCACCCTCGGATTGCAGACAGTATTACGCGTCGGCCGCCTGATGGATCAAGGTCGTGCGGCTCCCGAAATGATCTCGCTGGTCAAGCGCAACTCGTGCGGAAAGGCCCTGGAGATTGCGCGCCTGGCGCGCGACATGCACGGCGGAAACGGCATCGCGGACGAATACCACGTCATCCGCCATGTCATGAATCTCGAAGCGGTCAACACCTACGAAGGCACGCACGACATCCATGCCTTGATTCTCGGCAGGGCTCAAACCGGCATCCAGGCATTCACAGCGTGA
- a CDS encoding glucose 1-dehydrogenase — MRLQGKTAIVTGGGSGFGEGIARRFAREGCRVVVNDLRPEGGERVVGEINAAGASAKFIQGDVSKSSDWERLVQGTLDTFAALDIVVNNAGTTHRNQPLTDVTEEQFDRVFAVNVKSLYMSARHVVPVFRRRGGGVFITIASTAGVRPRPGLVWYNASKGAAIIASRAMAVELAPDKIRVNVVNPVAGDTPLLAQFMGADTPELRAKFIATIPLGRLSTPLDVANACLYLASDEAEFITGACLEVDGGRCV; from the coding sequence ATGAGACTTCAAGGTAAGACCGCTATTGTCACCGGCGGCGGTTCGGGTTTTGGGGAAGGTATCGCAAGGCGCTTTGCACGGGAAGGATGCCGCGTGGTCGTGAACGATTTGCGTCCCGAAGGCGGCGAGCGCGTGGTCGGCGAAATCAATGCCGCCGGCGCAAGCGCGAAGTTCATCCAGGGTGACGTCTCGAAGAGCAGCGATTGGGAGCGGCTCGTCCAGGGTACTCTGGATACCTTCGCTGCCCTTGACATCGTGGTTAACAACGCCGGCACGACACACCGCAATCAGCCGCTGACCGACGTGACTGAAGAGCAGTTCGATCGAGTGTTCGCCGTCAACGTCAAGAGCCTGTACATGAGCGCGAGACACGTGGTGCCTGTGTTTCGCCGACGTGGCGGCGGGGTTTTTATCACGATTGCCTCGACGGCGGGAGTGCGACCGCGCCCGGGGCTCGTGTGGTACAACGCAAGCAAGGGTGCGGCCATCATCGCCAGCCGCGCGATGGCGGTCGAGCTCGCGCCGGACAAGATCAGGGTGAACGTGGTCAATCCGGTGGCAGGCGACACGCCGCTGCTTGCGCAGTTCATGGGAGCGGATACCCCGGAACTGCGTGCCAAGTTCATTGCCACGATTCCCCTCGGACGCTTGAGCACGCCCCTCGACGTGGCCAATGCCTGCCTGTATCTCGCCTCGGACGAAGCGGAGTTCATCACCGGCGCCTGCCTCGAAGTCGACGGCGGCCGCTGCGTGTAG
- a CDS encoding XdhC family protein encodes MDSVDLQVLKSSVDWLGSGHRVVLATIVETWGSSPRPPGSMLAVRDDGLVAGSVSGGCVEDDLIARIRNKSLAAGRPETAVYGITKEDALRFGLPCGGRLQLVLEPIVDKATHGELLTRVEQHQLVARTLDLDTGAVTLAPASRSDELSFDGKVLRTVHGPRWRLLVIGAGQLSKYLAQMAQALDYQVTVCDPREEYASTWDVQGVALDRGMPDDVVVAMNLDSRSAVVAVTHDPKLDDLALIEALKSPAFYVGALGSRLNTKKRRERLAMFDLSQAELSRLYGPVGLRIGSKTPPEIAVSILAEMTAVRHGVELSAVGSKEAKEVSADGNQQVCVPARA; translated from the coding sequence ATGGACAGCGTCGATCTTCAGGTTCTCAAAAGCAGCGTCGACTGGCTCGGTAGCGGGCATCGCGTAGTGTTGGCAACAATAGTCGAAACTTGGGGGTCTTCACCCCGACCGCCGGGTTCCATGCTCGCGGTGCGCGACGACGGGCTTGTCGCAGGCTCGGTCTCCGGTGGCTGCGTCGAGGATGATTTGATCGCGCGGATCCGCAACAAGTCGCTCGCCGCGGGAAGACCCGAGACGGCCGTTTATGGGATCACCAAGGAAGACGCGCTGCGCTTCGGCTTGCCGTGCGGCGGACGCCTGCAACTCGTTCTCGAGCCGATAGTCGACAAGGCAACGCACGGAGAACTGCTGACGCGCGTCGAACAGCATCAGTTGGTGGCGCGCACGCTCGATCTCGATACTGGCGCGGTCACGTTGGCACCGGCCTCGCGCAGCGACGAGCTGAGCTTCGATGGGAAGGTCCTGCGGACAGTGCATGGACCTCGCTGGCGACTGCTCGTTATCGGGGCCGGACAACTGTCCAAGTATCTCGCGCAGATGGCTCAGGCGCTCGACTATCAGGTAACTGTGTGCGATCCGCGCGAAGAATATGCCAGCACCTGGGACGTGCAAGGGGTGGCGCTCGACCGCGGTATGCCCGACGACGTGGTCGTGGCCATGAACTTGGACTCGCGCAGCGCGGTCGTGGCGGTGACGCACGACCCGAAGTTGGACGACTTGGCGCTGATCGAGGCGTTGAAGTCGCCCGCGTTCTATGTGGGCGCGCTCGGCTCGCGGCTCAACACCAAGAAGCGCCGTGAGCGTCTGGCGATGTTCGACCTTTCGCAGGCGGAGCTTTCGCGCCTGTACGGGCCGGTGGGACTGCGGATAGGCAGCAAGACCCCGCCTGAGATTGCCGTGTCGATACTGGCGGAAATGACCGCGGTTCGTCACGGCGTGGAGCTGTCCGCCGTCGGATCGAAGGAAGCAAAGGAAGTGTCGGCCGACGGCAATCAGCAGGTGTGCGTGCCGGCGCGCGCCTGA